One part of the Amaranthus tricolor cultivar Red isolate AtriRed21 chromosome 16, ASM2621246v1, whole genome shotgun sequence genome encodes these proteins:
- the LOC130802766 gene encoding vesicle-associated membrane protein 711-like isoform X1: MAILYSMVARGTVVLAEYSATTTNASTIAKQILEKTPGNNDTHVSYSQDRYIFHLKRTDGLSVLCMADESLGRRIPFAFLEDIHQRFVRTYGRSVLTAQAYAMNEEFSRVLNQQMEYYSSDPNADRINRLKGEMNQVKTVMIENIDKVLDRGDRLELLVDKTANLQGNTIRFRKHARRFRSNVWWKNVKIMYVLILFRCLVLSSSFALCWDSPHLDTQRRSEMERRELE; this comes from the exons ATGGCGATTTTATACAGTATGGTAGCTCGAGGAACGGTTGTATTAGCCGAGTATTCCGCAACAACAACAAATGCGAGCACAATTGCGAAACAAATTCTCGAAAAGACTCCTGGAAATAATGATACCCATGTTTCTTATTCTCAAGATCGATATATTTTTCACCTTAAACGCACTGATGGTCTTTCTGTTCTTTGTATGGCTGATGAGTCTCTTGGAC GTAGAATTCCATTTGCATTTCTTGAAGACATACATCAAAGGTTTGTGAGAACTTATGGGCGTTCAGTTCTAACAGCCCAGGCTTACGCTATGAATGAAGAGTTTTCAAGGGTTCTAAATCAGCAAATGGAATACTATTCAAGTGATCCAAATGCTGACAGAATTAATCGATTGAAAGGCGAAATGAATCAG GTGAAGACCGTTATGATCGAGAACATTGACAAAGTGTTAGATAGAGGTGATCGCTTGGAGCTTTTGGTTGACAAAACTGCCAATTTGCAAGGAAACACTATACGATTCCGAAAGCATGCTCGCCGTTTTAGAAGCAATGTTTGGtggaaaaatgttaaaattatgTATGTACTCATTCTTTTCAGGTGTTTGGTGTTGTCTAGTTCATTTGCACTATGTTGGGATAGCCCTCATTTGGATACCCAAAGGAGGAGTGAAATGGAGAGAAGAGAATTGGAATGA
- the LOC130802764 gene encoding protein transport protein SEC24 A-like: MATGNLGHPNFSGRPNVPGRPAGSPFAAAPPPATSPFLSSGPASGRSDGPSVKPPPTSAPTITTPFLSSGPTVGPPVPGFKPSLPAGNTDASAPTASGPPRSLGLPTSNHFQQFAAPQFSGPPTNPPIHMPAGGPPNMVSSVAPNMPPPFQRPSVLSPNPPFTFRPHSQAPPVQMTSSPQPYAQAPPVHKGTQPQTYAQAPPVQMLSQPQSYAQAPGVSPPTYYGQQPVYLQPPSQPGMASIHSRDQMQHLSAPPMSAMQGLVEDFSFLSLGSIPGSMDPGLDAKALPRPLEGDVHPEVFHDMFPMNCDPKILRLTTSGIPNSQSLASRWHLPLGAVVCPLAEASEGEEVPVVNFGAGGIIRCRRCRTYVNPYVTFTDGGRKWRCNVCSLLNDVPGDYFAQLDATGRRIDADQRPELIKGSVEYVATTEYMVRPPMPPLYFFLIDVSVSAVRSGMIEVVAQTIKSCLNELPGSTRTQIGFITFDSTIHFYNMKSTLTQPQMMVVSDVDDIFVPLPDDLLVNLSESRNVVESFLDSLPSMFQDTMNVESAFGPALKAALLVMSQLGGKLLIFQNTLPSIGVGRLRLRGDDIRVYGTDKEHSLRVAEDPFYKQMAADFTKYQIGISVYAFSDKYTDIASLGTLAKYTGGQIYYYPSFKSNMHGDKLIHELARDLTRETAWEAVMRIRCGKGVRFNSYHGNFMLRSTDLIALPAVDCDKAFAMQLSLEETLLTTQTVYFQVALLYTASCGERRIRVHTAAAPVVADLGEMYRRADTGAIVSLLGRLAIEKTLSSKLEDARSYLQMRIVKSLKEYRNLYAVQHRLAGRMIYPESLKYLPLYGLALCKSTPLRGGHADAQLDERCAVGSTIMTLPVQSLLKFLYPSLIRVDEFLLKASSPVADLKDAEKRIPLTAESLDPRGLYIFDDGLRFVLWIGRMLSPEVARNLNIDFASDLSQVNIYESDNEMSKRLTGLLKKLRESDPAYYQLCHIVRQGEQPREGFYFLGNLIEDQTGGVSGYGDWITQIHRQVQQNA, encoded by the exons ATGGCAACCGGAAATCTGGGACACCCAAATTTTTCAGGTCGTCCTAATGTTCCAGGCAGACCAGCTGGTAGTCCCTTTGCTGCAGCACCTCCCCCTGCAACGAGTCCATTTTTGTCATCTGGTCCTGCGTCTGGTAGATCAGATGGCCCTAGTGTTAAACCTCCCCCAACATCAGCTCCAACTATTACAACACCGTTCTTATCATCTGGACCAACTGTAGGACCCCCAGTCCCTGGATTTAAGCCTTCTTTACCTGCTGGTAATACTGATGCATCTGCACCCACTGCTTCCGGACCACCACGATCACTTGGTCTGCCTACATCAAACCATTTCCAGCAATTTGCAGCCCCTCAGTTCTCAGGGCCTCCAACAAATCCTCCTATCCATATGCCTGCTGGTGGGCCCCCTAACATGGTATCTTCTGTAGCACCTAATATGCCTCCACCGTTCCAGCGTCCTAGTGTTCTGTCTCCAAATCCACCCTTTACTTTCCGCCCCCATTCTCAGGCTCCTCCTGTCCAAATGACATCTTCCCCTCAACCCTACGCTCAAGCTCCACCTGTTCATAAGGGAACACAACCCCAAACTTATGCCCAGGCTCCACCTGTACAAATGTTATCCCAGCCCCAATCTTATGCTCAGGCTCCAGGAGTATCACCACCCACTTACTATGGACAGCAACCGGTTTACCTCCAGCCTCCCTCTCAACCTGGTATGGCATCAATTCATTCGAGAGATCAAATGCAGCATCTATCAGCTCCTCCGATGAGTGCTATGCAGGGTTTAGTAGAAGACTTTAGCTTCTTGTCATTAGGTTCCATTCCTGGATCAATGGACCCTGGACTTGATGCTAAAGCATTGCCAAGGCCACTTGAGGGGGATGTGCATCCAGAGGTTTTCCATGATATGTTTCCCATGAACTGTGACCCAAAAATTTTGCGCCTTACTACTAGCGGTATACCAAATTCACAATCTCTTGCGTCAAGGTGGCATTTACCCCTTGGAGCTGTTGTTTGTCCGCTAGCTGAAGCTTCTGAAGGG GAGGAAGTGCCCGTAGTAAATTTTGGTGCAGGTGGTATTATTCGCTGTAGAAGGTGTCGTACATATGTAAATCCCTATGTCACATTTACAGATGGTGGAAGAAAGTGGCGTTGCAATGTGTGTTCTCTGCTTAACGATG TCCCTGGGGATTATTTTGCCCAACTAGATGCCACAGGCAGAAGAATTGATGCTGACCAACGACCTGAACTTATCAAAGGTAGCGTTGAATATGTTGCAACAACTGAATATATGGTGCGACCACCTATGCCGCCTCTCTACTTTTTCCTCATTGATGTGTCAGTTTCTGCAGTCAGGAGTGGCATGATTGAG GTTGTGGCTCAGACCATAAAGTCTTGCTTAAATGAACTACCTGGATCCACCCGAACACAAATTGGTTTTATAACATTTGACAGCACCATACACTTCTACAACATGAAA TCAACTTTGACGCAACCCCAAATGATGGTGGTCTCGGATGTGGATGATATATTTGTCCCTTTACCAGATGATCTTCTTGTCAACCTCTCCGAATCAAGAAACGTGGTGGAGTCATTTTTGGATAGTTTACCCTCTATGTTTCAAGACACTATGAACGTTGAATCTGCTTTTGGCCCAGCTCTTAAAGCTGCATTATTGGTCATG AGTCAACTTGGGGGTAAACTGTTGATTTTCCAAAATACACTTCCTTCTATTGGAGTTGGTCGGTTGAGATTACGAGGTGATGATATCCGGGTATATGGAACTGATAAAGAACATTCTCTGAGAGTAGCCGAAGATCCATTCTATAAGCAAATGGCAGCGGATTTTACAAAGTACCAGATAGGAATCAGCGTGTACGCTTTTAGTGATAAGTACACAGATATAGCTTCATTAG GGACCCTTGCCAAATACACTGGTGGACAAATATACTACTATCCCAGTTTCAAGTCAAACATGCACGGTGACAAGTTGATACATGAGTTGGCTAGAGATCTCACCAGGGAGACTGCTTGGGAGGCTGTTATGCGCATAAGATGTGGGAAAG GTGTAAGATTCAATTCTTATCATGGAAACTTTATGTTGCGGTCTACTGATTTGATAGCGCTTCCTGCTGTGGACTGTGATAAAGCTTTTGCCATGCAATTATCCCTGGAAGAGACATTACTGACAACTCAGACTGTGTACTTTCAAGTTGCGTTGTT ATATACTGCATCATGTGGAGAGAGACGTATTAGAGTACACACAGCTGCGGCACCAGTGGTTGCTGATCTCGGAGAGATGTATCGTAGAGCTGATACTGGTGCCATAGTCTCGCTGCTTGGCCGGCTAG CTATTGAGAAAACTCTATCAAGTAAGCTAGAAGATGCACGTTCTTATTTGCAAATGAGGATTGTTAAGTCCCTTAAAGAATATCGAAATCTGTATGCGGTGCAACATCGGTTGGCTGGAAGGATGATCTATCCAGAATCGTTAAAGTATCTGCCTCTGTATGGGTTAGCACTTTGTAAATCAACACCTCTTCGTGGAGGGCATGCAGATGCCCAACTAGATGAACGCTGTGCAGTTGGTTCAACGATAATGACATTGCCTGTTCAAAGTCTATTAAAGTTTTTATATCCCAGCTTGATTCGTGTGGATGAGTTTCTACTCAAG GCATCTTCTCCAGTTGCAGATCTTAAGGATGCCGAGAAGCGCATTCCCCTAACGGCAGAAAGTTTAGATCCTAGAGGCCTTTatatttttgatgatggtttacgCTTTGTCCTTTGGATTGGCAGAATGCTTTCTCCTGAGGTGGCAAGGAATTTGAATATTGATTTTGCTTCTGATCTTTCACAG GTTAACATCTATGAAAGTGATAATGAAATGTCAAAGAGGCTAACAGGGCTGCTTAAGAAGCTGAGAGAGAGTGATCCCGCTTACTATCAACTTTGTCATATTGTAAGGCAAGGCGAACAACCAAGGGAAGGGTTCTATTTTTTGGGAAACCTTATCGAGGATCAGACTGGTGGTGTAAGTGGCTATGGTGACTGGATTACACAAATCCATCGACAGGTTCAGCAAAATGCATAA
- the LOC130802766 gene encoding vesicle-associated membrane protein 711-like isoform X2, whose translation MAILYSMVARGTVVLAEYSATTTNASTIAKQILEKTPGNNDTHVSYSQDRYIFHLKRTDGLSVLCMADESLGRRIPFAFLEDIHQRFVRTYGRSVLTAQAYAMNEEFSRVLNQQMEYYSSDPNADRINRLKGEMNQVKTVMIENIDKVLDRGDRLELLVDKTANLQGNTIRFRKHARRFRSNVWWKNVKIMVLLIFILLIIIYVVLAFICHGPALPGCLK comes from the exons ATGGCGATTTTATACAGTATGGTAGCTCGAGGAACGGTTGTATTAGCCGAGTATTCCGCAACAACAACAAATGCGAGCACAATTGCGAAACAAATTCTCGAAAAGACTCCTGGAAATAATGATACCCATGTTTCTTATTCTCAAGATCGATATATTTTTCACCTTAAACGCACTGATGGTCTTTCTGTTCTTTGTATGGCTGATGAGTCTCTTGGAC GTAGAATTCCATTTGCATTTCTTGAAGACATACATCAAAGGTTTGTGAGAACTTATGGGCGTTCAGTTCTAACAGCCCAGGCTTACGCTATGAATGAAGAGTTTTCAAGGGTTCTAAATCAGCAAATGGAATACTATTCAAGTGATCCAAATGCTGACAGAATTAATCGATTGAAAGGCGAAATGAATCAG GTGAAGACCGTTATGATCGAGAACATTGACAAAGTGTTAGATAGAGGTGATCGCTTGGAGCTTTTGGTTGACAAAACTGCCAATTTGCAAGGAAACACTATACGATTCCGAAAGCATGCTCGCCGTTTTAGAAGCAATGTTTGGtggaaaaatgttaaaattat GGTCCTGCTAATTTTCATTCTCTTGATCATCATATATGTGGTGCTTGCATTCATCTGCCATGGGCCTGCACTACCAGGTTGTTTAAAGTAA